The Oryzias latipes chromosome 9, ASM223467v1 region CCTACTTTTTCAATGCggacaaagaaaaactaagaaGGATTCACCTATTTTGACTGTTGACaaagaaaagagcaaaacatTCAATAATTTCCCACCAAGTATGATAATTCTGTTATAGTTCTGCACTCAGAAACTGTGGTGCTGTCTGATTGTAGACACAGACTTGTTTACCTCTGAATAAAGCAGTCCAAAAActattttgagcttttttatatttcaaattATTCTCAGATTAGGTGCTGTTtgattttaacataaaatatttttaaatttagcaaaACTGAATGTATTattagatggaaaaaaatgaacaaaatttgCTATTTTAGCAAACAATTGCTAAAACAGCTCAGGATAACTCCAGATTTTTGTTTGACAGAAGCTGTATTGAAAGCAGAAAACACTGTTAACATTATTTTACTAAACCCATTTGTTTTGTCTTCCAGATGTTTGGCTGCGGTGCCTGTGCACAGCATGTGCTAAGTGAAGGCAGCCATGGCCGTTTCATGACGGTTAACTTTGCGTTCGGCTTTGGGGCCACCTTAGGCATCCTGGTGTGTGGCCAGGTGTCAGGTATGCTAAGATGATTTCTTTGCCAAGACACGACCTAGAGTAAcaagaaagtaaaaacacaatcCAGTACtgttattattataatattttgGATGAATTTTAAACAATATCCTGTATTTATTGACATCCTCTCATCTTTGTTGCAGGCGGCCATCTGAATCCTGCAGTGACCTTTGCCCTCTGCTTGCTTGGGAGAGAGCGCTGGAGAAAGTTCCCCATGTATTTCCTCTTTCAAACAATTGGAGCTTTCTTTGGGGCTGCCATCATTTTTGGCATGTATTATGGTAAGGACAAGCTCCAAGGGAGGAGTTTTTAGAGGTCTTGCaacatgcagttttaaaagtgttGCTGTTTTGCACCTGTTTGCTATGCTTCgttctttgtgtgtttctaGATGCATTGTGGGACTTTCCTGAGAGTTTTAACATGAATGTGACCAGTCCCACTGCGGGCATCTTTTCCACTTACCCAGCAAAACATCTGACCCTGCTTAATGGCTTCTTTGATCAGGTAATTTGAGATAATGACATGAGTTTTCTcttaaaatgtaacatttacaGCGGTAGATCATAAAACACACTGTGTCCACCACTTGTCTATCTTTTCAACAGTTTATTGGCACATCAGCACTGATTGTTTGCATTCTGGCTATTGTGGATCCCTACAATAATCCCATCCCTCAAGGGCTTGAGGCCTTCACTGTGGGATTTGTGGTTTTGGTGATTGGGTTGTCTATGGGCTTTAACTCTGGCTACGCAGTCAATCCTGCCAGAGACCTCGGACCTCGTATTTTCACCGCCATGGCAGGCTGGGGGATGGAAGTTTTCACGTAAGTCCTCACAATTGAaacatatatttgttttatttttgacttaCCATTCCTTGAtgatcacctttttttttcttttctgccaaCTCCACAGAGCCAGAGATGGGTGGTTCCTGATACCGATCTTTGCTCCTTTCCTTGGCGCCATTTTTGGTACGATGATCTACCAGTTAATGGTTGGT contains the following coding sequences:
- the LOC101163089 gene encoding aquaporin-3, with protein sequence MSRQKIILDKLARTFQIRNKLLRQSLAECLGTLILVMFGCGACAQHVLSEGSHGRFMTVNFAFGFGATLGILVCGQVSGGHLNPAVTFALCLLGRERWRKFPMYFLFQTIGAFFGAAIIFGMYYDALWDFPESFNMNVTSPTAGIFSTYPAKHLTLLNGFFDQFIGTSALIVCILAIVDPYNNPIPQGLEAFTVGFVVLVIGLSMGFNSGYAVNPARDLGPRIFTAMAGWGMEVFTARDGWFLIPIFAPFLGAIFGTMIYQLMVGFHVEGEVRDKREKMEEQNVKLTNVTSKEDNKELY